The Theileria annulata chromosome 3, complete sequence, *** SEQUENCING IN PROGRESS *** genome has a segment encoding these proteins:
- a CDS encoding uncharacterized protein (note;~Tap-24g11.q1c.cand.145 - score = 83.69): MDSERKSSKSREGGRRLKRPLVEGPDSTQSGEMLDPDVSITKSQNSSFGDLFNLNDTNLDTEASPKGYSQLQDDFLDMCTPSRVSVDKSSNSSQSDQYISLLTSLNKSPSIIPEFDTNTEDIDNPLFTPNRDSQATPKNESFTPKETKHSLKITRINDFFKLKDTPLSSKFTPTSQKTMTNSYETINSLKYTLTSHKDSENSYKGFGISQNDTQFSQHDVVISQNDTQFSQHDVVFSQNDTQFSQNDTEFSQFESIISQNGTTHSQTESKNLDDDIYFEVDPKCDDSAISNYFSFKKTSLTKENVAKDFGTICDILSLKNGSDVNSDKTVIAESNDPKTQTYLSDETDSSSSSSDYVIERRQTRSQSNKILQQNSQTSVMDYTKSLSQNNNEESVNPPIVNLETKTTKLDDKISNSETKPTSLDTKINKSEDKITNFAHEKEKVLRLGNKDDILHNKYGIKYEPVDMDVRRKYKSFEQLCFGLGCLVCPTKQELEMCKQLSSLPDASALSQYETSVYQGCILRSRAFETIWRKFCNRVIGIVRRYILKGIENLLKIIESQELIDPFLKLVLIDLGTDRRDQQLFLNILLEELNNLIKQKYILIRVNNNNNLNDIIKQMYIQLYTQLLLANKNLNVSTTNNNNILNKLIHLYNSFINKFNTNNTNGSVECCGYEFVIVVDKLNEYINDILYLFQMIKRRKLLPINCIVVISTNNEYLEKYCNTRIYSNLGIFECGVITVSSIIEEILQVLMFDVYVQDFIPNFQILQDLYDQYINIDNSFTLFILRVYQMYEQYYNSFIFSYLSILPTHFFKFTNSEDYYTDILLDSEISSDPKTDINMVQGSQMNLDKNLNPYTNAKDKLLNNDILVNTGNNKLLNNNILVNNGTKLLNNNKLVNNGSNVTANNKLVKNNKMNESKTISNEMECVVEICNTETSDNEIDVVVQKKPAPKPSENKLESCESEVYSENGVNILELLDVKNLYSVYSLLCLSNNMSENSVAYFDVKLGLSMPLEKITLEYLPLNTLILLQRRILFQLGVHLLFKSLDFIPEFYTFKSKILKLTKDFDDYKDLINKLVKHITTLCSETNSFYSKSILKLKRLFTNFNKYYSRYKNLLIKIEIFLNNNNLKGIKPKLDDLNRTIRVSNNYDCTNMINDFKDKLMLCLLPQLSTFPLTKILLVQKYSQIITSNICNNNPPISSTSSGSVVGNVGLGGLDVILHINKYIKYKIINMWKLFIIYYFILTGTSSDKKTDSQNPDDIIEIYIKFNNNIEILEKIYKIVAVNNTNSSERLSHKSQQYDSCDRDPTSSVDRMEKINAAEKVEKALTSVGSINIDVYKSIKKSLVNITVKFL; the protein is encoded by the coding sequence ATCTATTATTCCTGAATTTGACACAAATACTGAGGATATTGATAATCCACTTTTTACACCTAATCGGGATAGTCAAGCTACTCCTAAAAACGAATCTTTTACTCCAAAAGAAACCAAACATTCACTCAAAATTACACgaattaatgattttttcAAACTTAAAGATACACCACTTTCTAGCAAATTCACACCAACGTCTCAAAAAACTATGACAAATTCATACGAGACTATAAATTCACTTAAATATACTCTAACTTCACATAAAGATAGTGAAAATTCATATAAAGGTTTTGGTATTTCACAAAATGATACTCAATTTTCACAACATGATGTTGTAATTTCACAAAACGATACTCAATTTTCGCAACACGATGTTGTATTTTCTCAAAATGATACACAATTTTCACAAAACGACACGGAATTCTCTCAATTTGAGAGCATAATCTCGCAAAACGGAACTACACATTCACAAACTGAAAGTAAAAACCTGGATGATGATATTTACTTTGAAGTTGACCCGAAGTGTGATGATTCCGcaatttcaaattatttttcattcaAAAAAACATCATTAACAAAGGAAAATGTGGCTAAGGATTTCGGAACGATTTGCGATATACtaagtttaaaaaatggATCTGATGTGAACAGTGATAAAACAGTGATAGCCGAATCAAACGACCCCAAAACACAAACTTATTTATCAGATGAAACAGATTCTTCAAGTTCATCAAGTGACTATGTAATTGAACGAAGACAAACTAGGAGCCAATCTAACAAAATACTACAACAAAACAGTCAAACTAGTGTAATGGATTATACTAAAAGTCTATCACAGAACAATAATGAAGAGTCGGTTAATCCTCCAatagttaatttagaaaCTAAAACCACTAAATTGGATGACAAAATTAGTAATTCGGAAACCAAACCCACTAGTTTGGATactaaaatcaataaatcggaggataaaataacaaatttcGCTCATGAAAAGGAAAAGGTATTGAGATTAGGAAATAAAGATGACATATTACACAATAAGTATGGAATAAAGTACGAACCAGTGGATATGGATGTGAGGAGAAAGTATAAAAGTTTCGAGCAGCTGTGTTTCGGTTTAGGCTGTTTAGTGTGTCCTACAAAACAAGAACTTGAAATGTGCAAGCAGTTGTCATCACTCCCAGACGCTTCGGCACTATCTCAATATGAGACTTCAGTGTACCAAGGCTGTATTTTAAGATCTCGTGCCTTTGAAACAATTTGGAGGAAGTTTTGTAACAGAGTGATTGGAATAGTGAGGAGGTACATTTTGAAGGGAATTGAGAATCTGCTGAAGATAATTGAGTCACAAGAACTAATAGATCCATTCCTCAAGCTTGTTTTGATTGATTTGGGCACTGACAGAAGAGACCAACAGCTTTTCCTAAACATTCTACTAGAAGAGCTCAATAACCTGATAAAGCAAAAGTATATACTCATCAGAGTTAACAATAACAATAACCTAAACGATATTATAAAGCAAATGTATATCCAACTGTACACTCAACTGTTGTTAGCTAATAAAAACCTAAATGTTAGCAccactaataataataacattttaaacaaaCTAATACACCTCTACAACTCATTCATCAACAAATTTAACACCAACAATACTAATGGAAGTGTTGAATGTTGCGGATATGAGTTTGTGATAGTAGTGGATAAGCTGAACGAGTACATAAATGACatattgtatttatttCAGATGATCAAGAGGAGGAAGTTATTGCCAATAAACTGCATAGTGGTGATATCAACAAATAATGAGTATTTGGAAAAATATTGCAACACGAGAATCTACAGCAATTTGGGCATTTTCGAATGCGGAGTGATAACAGTCTCGAGCATCATCGAGGAAATTTTGCAGGTTCTGATGTTTGACGTTTACGTACAGGACTTTATTCCAAACTTTCAAATTTTGCAAGACTTGTATGACCAGTACATTAATATCGACAACTCATTCACGTTGTTCATCTTAAGGGTTTACCAAATGTACGAGCAGTACTACAACAGTTTCATCTTTAGTTACCTGTCAATTCTACCTACccattttttcaaatttacaaaCTCCGAAGATTATTACACTGATATTCTGCTCGACTCGGAAATTAGTTCTGATCCGAAAACTGATATTAACATGGTTCAAGGCTCCCAAATgaatttagataaaaatttaaaccCATACACTAACGCTAAGGATAAGTTATTgaataatgatatattaGTCAACACtggtaataataaattgttgAATAATAACATATTGGTAAACAATGGTACCAAATtgttgaataataataaattagtaaacAACGGTAGCAATGTTACCgctaataataaattagtgaaaaataataaaatgaatgaAAGTAAGACAATTAGTAATGAGATGGAATGTGTAGTGGAGATATGTAATACCGAAACAAGTGATAATGAAATAGATGTGGTAGTTCAAAAAAAGCCGGCCCCTAAACCTAGTGAAAACAAATTAGAGTCATGTGAAAGTGAAGTGTATAGTGAAAATGGAGTAAATATTCTAGAGTTGCTAGACGTCAAGAATTTGTACAGCGTGTATAGCTTACTATGTCTAAGCAATAACATGAGCGAGAACAGCGTGGCGTATTTTGACGTAAAACTCGGATTATCAATGCCCTTGGAGAAGATAACGCTGGAATACCTGCCACTAAACACCCTGATTCTGTTGCAGAGAAGAATTCTGTTCCAACTTGGAGTTCACCTGCTTTTCAAATCACTAGATTTCATACCAGAATTCTATACATTCAAGAGTAAAATCCTAAAACTGACCAAAGATTTTGATGACTATAAagatttgataaataaactGGTGAAACACATTACGACGTTATGTTCTGAAACAAACTCATTCTACAGCAAAAGTATActcaaattaaaaagaCTTTTTACAAACTTTAACAAGTATTATAGTAGGTACAAAAATCTACTAATAAAGATTGAGATATTTTTGAACAATAATAACTTGAAAGGGATTAAGCCGAAATTGGATGATTTAAACAGAACAATAAGGGTTAGTAATAACTATGATTGCACTAACATgattaatgattttaaagatAAGTTAATGCTATGTTTACTTCCGCAATTGAGCACATTTCCCTTAACAAAGATACTGCTAGTACAGAAATACTCTCAAATTATCACCTCGAAcatttgtaataataatccACCGATTAGTTCAACGAGTTCAGGAAGTGTCGTTGGAAACGTAGGATTAGGAGGACTGGATGTGATTTTACACATCAACAAGTATATCAAGTACAAGATCATCAACATGTGGAAACTGTTCATCATTTACTATTTCATCTTGACTGGGACGTCAAGTGATAAGAAAACCGACTCACAGAACCCAGACGACATAATTGAGATTTACATCAAGTTCAACAATAATATCGagattttggaaaaaatatacaaGATCGTTGCAGTCAATAACACAAATTCTTCTGAAAGATTAAGCCATAAGTCACAACAATACGATAGTTGTGATAGGGATCCGACGAGTTCAGTTGACAGAATGGAGAAGATAAACGCGGCTGAAAAGGTCGAGAAAGCGTTGACAAGTGTCGGTTCTATCAACATCGACGTTTACAAAAGTATTAAAAAGTCACTGGTCAACATTACCGTCAAGTTCTTGTAA
- a CDS encoding uncharacterized protein (note;~Tap-24g11.q1c.C.cand.104 - score = 19.02), translating to MGNRLDSLIFRPPNPPSYSRNDPHLHLIPTPDGNTIASYFVKHKYAKFTIIFSHANAEDIGNVFGNLIKRITKWNCNLFIYDYPGNSPFSNIVTFIELNLMLGYGLSGGVCSEQNMYNSADLSYNYLINFLNVNSKNIIAYGRSLGCSCAIYLGVKYNLLGVILQSPFLSIYRIKLPCFLPFDRFNNYDKVKDLNCPALVIHGDSDDIIPVQHSIQLITRIPEVYYYFVKRGNHNNLDYCFTGVMDSCINEFIHYLLSKYLSETQDGIIFENEPEDKYYGDNLLKQMENTQMEQLLSHKVNVNFYTRGATDINGIEYPERDPARLKFSNCFKF from the exons ATGGGAAATAGATTAGATTCTTTGATTTTCAGGCCTCCCAATCCCCCGTCTTATAGCCGCAATGACCCTCATCTCCATCTAATACCAACTCCCGACGGAAATACCATCGCATCCTACTTCGTCAAACACAA GTATGCGAAGTTTACGATAATTTTCAGCCACGCTAATGCTGAGGATATTGGCAATGTTTTTGGAAACCTTATCAAAAGAATCACCAAGTGGAACTGTAATCTTTTCATTTACGATTATCCAGGTAATTCACCGTTTTCTAATATTGTTACTTTTATTGAACTAAATTTGATGTTAGGTTATGGCCTAAGTGGTGGCGTTTGCAGTGAGCAGAACATGTACAACTCAGCAGATTTGTCCTACAATTAcctaataaattttctga atgTGAATAGTAAGAACATAATAGCGTACGGTCGTAGTTTGGGTTGTTCTTGTGCTATATATTTGGGCGTAAAATATAACTTATTAGGCGTGATTTTACAAAGCCCATTTTTGAGCATTTATCGCATTAAACTTCCCTGCTTCTTACCCTTTGACCGCTTTAACAATTATGACAAGGTGAAGGACCTCAACTGTCCTGCACTTGTTATTCACGGTGACAGCGATGATATTATCCCAGTTCAGCACTCGATTCAGCTTATCACTAGAATTCCAGAAGTTTATTACTATTTCGTGAAGAGGGGGAATCACAACAATTTAGACTACTGCTTCACTGGCGTTATGGACTCCTGCATTAATGAGTTCATCCACTATCTTTTGAGCAAGTATTTGTCCGAGACTCAGGACGGGATCATCTTCGAGAATGAGCCTGAAGACAAGTATTACGGCGATAATCTCCTAAAGCAGATGGAAAACACCCAGATGGAACAGCTCTTATCACATAAAGTTAACGTGAACTTTTACACTCGAGGTGCCACCGACATCAATGGAATTGAGTACCCTGAACGTGACCCTGCTAGACTTAAATTCAGCAATTGcttcaaattttaa
- a CDS encoding uncharacterized protein (note;~Tap-24g11.q1c.cand.146 - score = 12.51), giving the protein MSDESEYGNFVISENLINRELGSDVVSEDEITITNIEKNKIIRIIIRKLLYQSPFPLKYEELKAILKEQLPHKFNPKLLNNLLYEIKHVLSNIFGLYLDDVKFPPNKRELILKQTISFKHHDLKTLTEGVEEEKDLITVLKMVKRKKEVKYTSRGIYPILHFSLEYNYISDYILYAKDLSYINIVYGTEQVIFTDLMSF; this is encoded by the exons ATGAGTGATGAAAGTGAGTATGgaaattttgtaatttcagaaaatttgattaaCCGAGAGTTGGGATCAGATGTTGTTTCCGAAGACGAAATTACCATAACAAACATA gaaaagaataaaataatcaGAATAATTATCAGAAAATTGCTTTATCAGTCGCCATTTCCCCTAAAATATGAGGAACTGAAGGCCATTTTGAAAGAACAACTTCCTCACAAGTTTAACCCAAAACTCTTGAATAATCTTCTAT ACGAAATTAAGCATGTTTTAAGTAACATTTTCGGCCTTTATCTTGATGACGTTAAATTCCCTCCCA ATAAGAGGGAGCTGATTTTAAAACAGACGATATCATTTAAACATCatgatttaaaaacttTAACAGAAG GCGTTGAAGAGGAAAAGGATTTAATAACGGTGTTGAAAATGGTCAAGAGAAAAAAGGAAGTCAAATACACCTCAAGAGGTATATATCCTATTCTTCACTTCAGTTTAGAGTACAATTATATATCGgattacattttatatgCTAAGGATTTGTCTTATATTAACATTGTGTACGGTACTGAACAGGTCATTTTCACTGATTTAATGAGTTTTTAG
- a CDS encoding uncharacterized protein (note;~Tap-24g11.q1c.C.cand.103 - score = 12.07) produces MESDPFSPEDDFESVKSLPLPEGLTCLVCFEDLSNQNMVAYKANKDSSWHLSTFCVDCIKYLLKIQFHKYLNTLSTTNCAKEQRTLLDRGPPINVSDRLGFPEAGNDEVYSLFDFGTLMPLSPKLDGSKVFLVNFTLSDRAGEDGTVGGA; encoded by the exons ATGGAAAGTGACCCTTTTTCCCCTGAAGACGACTTCGAGAGTGTAAAATCACTTCCACTTCCAGAGGGCTTAACATGCCTAGTATGTTTCGAGGACCTCTCGAACCAGAACATGGTCGCTTACAAGGCTAATAAGGACTCATCCTGGCACTTGTCAACTTTTTGTGTCGATTGTATCAAATATCTACTCAAAATTCAG TttcataaatatttgaataCTTTGTCTACCACAAATTGTGCTAAGGAGCAAAGAACTTTATTGGACCGTGGGCCTCCGATCAATGTGAGTGACCGTCTCGGGTTTCCGGAGGCTGGAAACGATGAAGTTTACTCACTTTTCGACTTCGGAACTCTTATGCCTTTAAGTCCGAAGTTGGACGGGAGTAAGGtatttttagtaaattttaCCCTTTCAGACAGGGCAGGAGAGGATGGAACTGTGGGAGGAGCTTAA
- a CDS encoding 2-C-methyl-D-erythritol 2,4-cyclodiphosphate synthase, chloroplast precursor, putative (note;~Tap-24g11.q1c.cand.147 - score = 15.12;~Signal peptide predicted for TA04155 by SignalP 2.0 HMM (Signal peptide probability 0.999, signal anchor probability 0.000) with cleavage site probability 0.832 between residues 18 and 19;~GPI-Anchor Signal predicted for TA04155 by DGPI v2.04, no cleavage site predicted) has product MSRVLVLVWLIGLGLVDSYKNIRTADILQWHHSPKVNAAIQSLERSVNYSRVGLGYDIHRVVSPEEGGKKLILGGVDVPGDSIRVLAHSDGDVVLHSISDAVLGALGKGDIGDYFPDTNPQFEDLDSVKILRKALKIAEEMGYFLVNVDVCILLEYPKLGPIKSQIKGNLQNLLGHGTVVNVKAKTNEKLDSIGKGSAIACHAVVLLQNL; this is encoded by the coding sequence ATGAGTAGGGTTTTGGTCTTGGTTTGGTTAATTGGTTTGGGTTTGGTGGATTCCTACAAGAATATTAGAACAGCTGATATTCTACAGTGGCACCATTCACCTAAGGTAAACGCAGCAATCCAGAGCCTTGAGAGGAGCGTAAATTACAGCAGAGTCGGACTCGGCTATGACATTCATCGCGTTGTAAGCCCTGAGGAGGGAGGGAAAAAACTGATTTTGGGAGGTGTTGATGTTCCTGGAGACTCCATTAGGGTTTTGGCTCACAGCGATGGCGATGTGGTTTTGCACTCAATTTCAGACGCTGTGCTTGGAGCTTTGGGGAAGGGCGACATCGGTGACTACTTTCCTGATACAAATCCTCAGTTTGAGGACCTTGACTCCGTTAAAATACTCAGAAAAGCACTTAAAATCGCAGAGGAAATGGGCTACTTTCTGGTGAATGTAGAtgtttgtatattattagagTACCCTAAACTCGGGCCTATCAAATCTCAAATTAAAGGGAACCTCCAAAACCTGCTCGGCCATGGCACCGTCGTCAACGTCAAGGCAAAAACTAATGAAAAACTTGACTCTATTGGAAAAGGTTCAGCTATCGCATGCCATGCAGTTGTACTACTTCAAAATCTATAA
- a CDS encoding uncharacterized protein (note;~Tap-24g11.q1c.C.cand.102 - score = 23.66) — protein sequence MNGMVNEKNSVRRLFSNLDSESPIRHNSMELLYNTLPKKILLMLSPFNPNIDSVLAELVSVIREHLPNSEVIYDKSILSQIPETDKLWGEVQELYKGQMVTHFEDPLKTQNLSQKDLDEVDLVITVGGDGTMLRVNKLFQDEIPPVIGITMGSLGYMAKFNLETVKEAFANMETKGFKISLRSQIQVNIFNENGECVVQRNALNECVIDRGLSPYITTLDVFYNGDYFTTVSGDGLMLTTPSGSTAYSMSAGGSIVHPHVEALLFTVICPHSISYRPLVLPCTSTIKVVVPPDNRGYVRVSIDGNYSCNIRHGCSVKISTSSTKFPLVLPKQTWTTKEWCRSLKENLHWNVRIRQQKLHIPSENTSKDEINPQD from the exons ATGAACGGGATGGTCAACGAGAAAAATTCGGTGAGGAGGTTATTTTCTAACCTGGATTCTGAATCTCCAATTCGTCATAATAGTATGgaattattgtataatacTTTACCAAAGAAAATCTTACTAATGTTATCGCCTTTTAACCCGAACATCGACTCTGTGTTGGCAGAGTTGGTTTCAGTGATAAGGGAACACTTGCCAAATTCTGAAGTGATTTACGATAAGTCGATATTATCTCAGATTCCAGAGACTGATAAGCTTTGGGGTGAAGTTCAGGAGCTATACAAGGGTCAAATGGTGACCCATTTCGAGGATCCTCTGAAAACGCAAAATTTATCACAAAAGGACTTAGATGAAGTGGATTTAGTAATAACAGTTGGTGGAGACGGTACAATGTTGCGAGTAAATAAGCTTTTCCAGGACGAAATTCCACCAGTAATCGGGATTACTATGGGCTCACTCGGTTATATGGCTAAGTTTAACCTTGAAACTGTAAAGGAAGCGTTTGCAAATATGGAAACCAAAGGCTTCAAAATCTCACTCAGATCGCAAATCCAAGTCAATATCTTCAATGAAAACGGTGAATGTGTAGTACAAAGAAATGCGCTTAATGAATGTGTTATTGATAGAG GGTTATCACCGTATATAACAACACTTGACGTGTTTTATAACGGAGACTATTTTACAACAGTGTCAGGAGACGGATTAATGTTAACAACACCAAGTGGATCAACAGCATATTCAATGTCAGCAGGAGGCTCAATCGTACACCCTCAC GTGGAGGCATTGTTGTTTACTGTGATATGTCCACATTCGATATCGTATAGGCCTCTGGTGCTGCCATGCACATCAACAATTAAGGTTGTGGTACCACCTGATAACCGAGGATATGTTAGAGTTTCAATTGATGGCAATTACTCTTGTAACATAAGGCATGGGTGCTCAGTCAAGATCAGCACTTCAAGTACAAAGTTCCCACTAGTGCTACCAAAACAGACCTGGACCACTAAGGAGTGGTGCAGATCACTCAAGGAAAACCTGCACTGGAACGTTAGAATAAGACAACAAAAACTACACATTCCATCTGAAAATACATCAAAGGATGAAATCAACCCTCAAGATTAA